A genomic segment from Streptomyces antibioticus encodes:
- a CDS encoding sensor histidine kinase codes for MRWPVGRPTTVRTRIVALALAPVVALMALWTFAMVSVTAELRALIRLQGVYEDFGTPVDTAVGQIQIERRLSAAYLGASHDTDAAGELLAQQRRTDRAVSAMRDAIQDGDRSRLTGTQRESLETMLRASDGLDPLRDRVLSRKLTWDRAVTEYGAIVEPGFDAESALTALQAGQLAREAQVVIELVRVREFVSREDALVAGARAAGTLTDRQYDTLTATIEDRRVFEHTYVPDLPADSRALFESFQRGELHRSLVEGEDALLRAGPARAGKAVAADTWRTTTDRAVKRYMELCTQSAENSAARGRDFAYGELTKAAVAGFVGLAAVGLSLWFSVRGARRISRRLETLRDDADLLATRQLPDVMRRLSAGDDVDAVAEAPPLAAEEGDADEIDQVGRSFNSARLAAVEAAVTQATLRRGLFAVLLNIARRNQALVHRQLKLVDTLERRTDDPEILGQLFGIDHLTTRMRRHAESLIILSGAVPGRRWRRPVPVADVVSSAVGEIEDYTRVVVPPMPEIGVAADAVADVVHLIAELLENATVFSPPHTQVTVRTGRVSGGFVVEIDDRGLGLDPDQLADAQRTLTDPDAFDPTRHDRLGLYVVGRLAARHDIQVTLRDSPYGGTTAVVLLPSTVLAPATPTDDATPEDARTPGHAVPEARTPDIARPAHHTGEAHDTARPLTDRVPAPEDARTSGRAVPEARTPDTARPAHRTGEAHDTARPLSDRVPEHHVAGAPGPAEPPAGHDRAPGPLTHGVREGAPSTGHEGGRGPVGSAGTAPAGTEGSGGAPAPAGPPASALPRRVRQASLAAPLRDEPPARDATPEREVDAEEMRAVFGSFQRGLERGRQGLPTRRDGDEGTEADHAQ; via the coding sequence ATGCGCTGGCCCGTCGGCCGTCCCACCACCGTCCGCACCAGGATCGTGGCGCTCGCACTCGCCCCGGTGGTGGCCCTGATGGCACTGTGGACCTTCGCCATGGTGTCGGTCACCGCCGAACTGCGCGCCCTGATCCGCCTCCAGGGGGTCTACGAGGACTTCGGCACCCCCGTCGACACCGCCGTCGGTCAGATCCAGATCGAGCGGCGGCTGTCGGCCGCCTACCTCGGCGCGTCCCACGACACGGACGCCGCCGGGGAACTCCTCGCCCAGCAGCGCCGCACCGACCGCGCCGTGAGCGCCATGCGCGACGCGATCCAGGACGGCGACCGCAGCCGGCTCACCGGCACCCAGCGCGAGTCGCTGGAGACGATGCTCCGGGCCTCCGACGGCCTCGACCCGCTGCGCGACCGGGTCCTCTCCCGCAAGCTCACCTGGGACCGGGCCGTCACCGAGTACGGCGCGATCGTGGAACCCGGCTTCGACGCCGAGTCCGCGCTCACCGCCCTCCAGGCCGGACAGCTCGCCCGCGAGGCCCAGGTCGTCATCGAACTCGTCCGGGTACGGGAGTTCGTCTCCCGCGAGGACGCCCTGGTCGCCGGGGCGCGTGCCGCCGGCACCCTGACCGACCGGCAGTACGACACCCTGACGGCCACCATCGAGGACCGGCGCGTCTTCGAGCACACCTACGTGCCGGACCTGCCGGCCGACTCGCGCGCCCTCTTCGAGAGCTTCCAGCGCGGGGAGCTGCACCGCTCGCTGGTCGAGGGCGAGGACGCCCTGCTGCGGGCCGGTCCGGCGCGCGCCGGGAAGGCCGTCGCGGCCGACACCTGGCGCACCACCACCGACCGCGCCGTCAAGCGCTACATGGAGCTGTGCACCCAGTCCGCCGAGAACTCCGCCGCCCGCGGCCGGGACTTCGCCTACGGGGAACTCACCAAGGCGGCCGTGGCCGGCTTCGTCGGACTGGCCGCCGTCGGCCTGTCGCTGTGGTTCTCGGTGCGCGGCGCCCGGCGCATCTCCCGGCGCCTGGAGACCCTGCGGGACGACGCCGACCTGCTCGCCACCCGCCAACTCCCCGACGTGATGCGGCGGCTGAGCGCCGGCGACGACGTGGACGCCGTCGCCGAGGCGCCGCCGCTGGCCGCCGAGGAGGGCGATGCCGACGAGATCGACCAGGTCGGCCGCTCCTTCAACAGCGCCCGCCTGGCCGCCGTCGAGGCCGCCGTCACCCAGGCGACCCTGCGCCGCGGCCTGTTCGCGGTGCTCCTCAACATCGCCCGCCGCAACCAGGCGCTGGTCCACCGCCAGCTCAAGCTCGTCGACACCCTGGAACGGCGCACCGACGACCCGGAGATCCTCGGCCAGCTCTTCGGGATCGACCATCTCACCACCCGGATGCGCCGCCACGCGGAGAGCCTGATCATCCTGTCCGGCGCGGTCCCCGGGCGCCGGTGGCGACGCCCTGTGCCGGTCGCGGACGTGGTGTCCTCCGCGGTGGGCGAGATCGAGGACTACACCCGGGTCGTCGTCCCGCCGATGCCCGAGATCGGTGTCGCCGCCGACGCCGTGGCCGACGTGGTCCACCTGATCGCCGAACTGCTGGAGAACGCCACGGTGTTCTCCCCGCCGCACACCCAGGTCACCGTGCGGACCGGACGGGTGTCGGGCGGCTTCGTCGTGGAGATCGACGACCGGGGCCTCGGCCTCGACCCCGACCAGCTCGCCGACGCCCAGCGCACGCTCACCGACCCGGACGCCTTCGACCCGACCCGGCACGACCGGCTCGGCCTCTACGTCGTCGGACGCCTCGCCGCACGCCACGACATCCAGGTCACCCTGCGCGACTCGCCCTACGGCGGCACGACCGCGGTGGTACTCCTCCCGTCGACGGTCCTGGCCCCGGCCACTCCCACGGACGACGCGACGCCCGAGGACGCCCGCACGCCCGGCCATGCCGTCCCGGAGGCCCGGACCCCGGACATCGCCCGCCCGGCACACCACACCGGCGAGGCCCACGACACCGCGCGGCCGCTCACCGACCGAGTCCCGGCACCCGAGGACGCCCGGACGTCCGGCCGTGCCGTGCCGGAGGCCCGGACCCCGGACACCGCCCGCCCGGCGCATCGCACCGGTGAGGCCCACGACACCGCGCGGCCGCTCAGCGACCGCGTCCCGGAGCACCACGTCGCCGGGGCCCCCGGTCCCGCCGAGCCGCCGGCCGGGCACGACCGTGCCCCGGGACCGCTCACGCACGGAGTCCGGGAAGGGGCCCCGTCCACCGGGCACGAAGGGGGCCGGGGGCCCGTGGGCTCGGCGGGCACCGCGCCGGCCGGGACCGAGGGATCCGGTGGCGCCCCGGCACCGGCCGGGCCCCCGGCGTCCGCGCTGCCCCGGCGTGTGCGGCAGGCGTCGCTGGCCGCGCCGTTGCGCGACGAGCCGCCCGCCCGGGACGCGACCCCCGAGCGCGAGGTCGACGCCGAGGAGATGCGGGCCGTCTTCGGCTCCTTCCAACGAGGTCTGGAACGCGGCCGCCAGGGCCTGCCCACGCGGAGAGACGGCGACGAAGGCACGGAGGCCGACCATGCACAGTGA
- a CDS encoding HAD-IA family hydrolase produces MTRLPLQAVLFDMDGTLVDTERLWWEAVEQVAGRTLTEADRPDVLGRAVEHTADWLAAATGAPAAGLARALHREFADRVRTGIAPRPGALALLDALAREGIPTALVTASPRAVADTVLAALGTHRFAVSVTADDTGRTKPAPDPYLAACRALGVDPAACVAVEDTETGVASAEAAGCAVLAVPSLAPVPAAPGRTLRTSLEGVTVADLRALLPHRLRVMTWNLWYGGTKVRDHRAKQLKAITETDVDVVGLQETNGTAARELADALGWYVHEAGENLGVISRFPVTARLGDPDVGFYGAAGARVRIAEGVEADIWTAHLHYTPYGPYEAAFDALPAAGLVAHEEVRLAQLRDALERIGDSGPAGPVVLVGDFNCPSHLDRTDAPWPVTKAAEAAGFADSYREAHPDPVRDPGHTWSPVHAEHEDGSGRPEPQDRIDYVLHRGGLRVLDSRTYVRGTPRPWPDVEDNAWPSDHAAVITTFVVTEK; encoded by the coding sequence GTGACTCGACTCCCGCTCCAGGCCGTCCTGTTCGACATGGACGGCACGCTCGTCGACACCGAGCGCCTGTGGTGGGAGGCGGTGGAGCAGGTGGCCGGCCGGACGCTGACCGAGGCGGACCGGCCGGACGTGCTCGGCCGCGCGGTCGAGCACACCGCCGACTGGCTGGCCGCCGCCACCGGCGCCCCGGCCGCCGGACTCGCGCGGGCCCTGCACCGCGAGTTCGCCGACCGCGTCCGCACCGGCATCGCCCCCCGCCCCGGCGCCCTCGCCCTGCTCGACGCCCTCGCCCGCGAGGGCATCCCCACCGCCCTGGTGACCGCCTCCCCGCGTGCGGTCGCCGACACCGTGCTGGCCGCGCTCGGCACGCACCGCTTCGCCGTCTCCGTCACCGCCGACGACACCGGCCGCACCAAGCCCGCCCCCGACCCCTACCTGGCCGCCTGCCGGGCCCTGGGCGTCGACCCGGCGGCCTGCGTCGCCGTCGAGGACACCGAGACCGGGGTCGCCTCCGCCGAGGCGGCCGGCTGCGCGGTCCTCGCCGTACCCTCCCTGGCGCCCGTCCCGGCGGCGCCCGGCCGGACCCTGCGGACCAGCCTGGAGGGCGTCACCGTCGCCGACCTGCGCGCCCTGTTGCCGCACCGGCTGCGGGTGATGACCTGGAACCTCTGGTACGGCGGCACCAAGGTCCGCGACCACCGCGCCAAGCAGCTCAAGGCCATCACGGAGACCGACGTCGACGTGGTCGGCCTCCAGGAGACGAACGGCACCGCCGCCCGGGAACTCGCCGACGCCCTCGGCTGGTACGTCCACGAGGCCGGCGAGAACCTGGGCGTGATCAGCCGCTTCCCCGTCACGGCGCGGCTCGGCGACCCCGACGTCGGCTTCTACGGCGCGGCCGGCGCCCGCGTCCGGATCGCCGAGGGCGTGGAGGCCGACATCTGGACGGCCCACCTCCACTACACGCCGTACGGGCCCTACGAGGCCGCCTTCGACGCGCTGCCGGCCGCCGGCCTGGTCGCCCACGAGGAGGTGCGGCTCGCGCAGCTCAGGGACGCCCTGGAGCGCATCGGCGACAGCGGCCCGGCCGGCCCGGTCGTTCTCGTGGGCGACTTCAACTGCCCCTCCCACCTGGACCGGACCGACGCCCCCTGGCCGGTGACGAAGGCGGCCGAGGCGGCGGGCTTCGCCGACTCCTACCGCGAGGCGCACCCCGACCCCGTCCGGGACCCCGGCCACACCTGGTCCCCGGTGCACGCCGAGCACGAGGACGGCAGCGGCCGCCCCGAGCCCCAGGACCGGATCGACTACGTCCTGCACCGGGGTGGCCTGCGGGTTCTCGACTCCCGGACCTACGTCCGCGGCACGCCCCGGCCCTGGCCGGACGTCGAGGACAACGCCTGGCCGTCCGACCACGCGGCGGTGATCACCACGTTCGTCGTGACCGAGAAGTGA
- a CDS encoding ABC transporter ATP-binding protein encodes MTVTTVQKAATVEFRALRREFGPTVALDGLDLTVRPGELLALLGPSGCGKTTALRLLAGFEHPDSGAVLVDGEDVTRIPAHRRDAGMVFQSYSLFPHLDALDNVAFGLRMRKVRTAERRARAAELLELVGLADKGGRFPHQLSGGQQQRVALARALALRPRVLLLDEPLSALDAKVRLSLREEIRRLQRELGITTLFVTHDQEEALSMADRVAVMHAGRLEQCAEPAELYGRPATAFVAEFVGTMSRIPGRTAGGEVEVLGQRLPVDGPLPTAAEVDVLVRPEAVRVSADADGDALVSATSFLGAAVRVTVRLADGTEVKADLPAHEAAGLAAGSPVTVSLPPRPVLVADRTS; translated from the coding sequence ATGACCGTGACGACCGTTCAGAAGGCCGCGACCGTCGAATTCCGCGCCCTGCGCCGTGAGTTCGGGCCGACCGTCGCCCTCGACGGACTCGACCTGACCGTCCGGCCCGGCGAACTCCTCGCCCTGCTGGGCCCGTCCGGCTGCGGCAAGACCACCGCCCTGCGGCTGCTCGCCGGCTTCGAACACCCCGACTCCGGCGCGGTGCTGGTCGACGGCGAGGACGTGACCCGGATCCCGGCCCACCGCCGCGACGCCGGGATGGTCTTCCAGTCGTACAGCCTCTTCCCGCATCTCGACGCGCTCGACAACGTGGCCTTCGGGCTGCGGATGCGGAAGGTGCGCACGGCCGAACGGCGGGCCCGGGCCGCCGAGTTGCTGGAGCTGGTCGGCCTCGCCGACAAGGGCGGGCGGTTCCCGCACCAGCTCTCCGGCGGCCAGCAGCAGCGCGTCGCCCTGGCCCGCGCCCTCGCCCTGCGGCCCCGCGTCCTGCTCCTGGACGAACCGCTGTCGGCGCTCGACGCCAAGGTGCGGCTCAGCCTGCGCGAGGAGATCCGCCGGCTCCAGCGGGAGCTGGGCATCACCACCCTGTTCGTCACCCACGACCAGGAGGAGGCCCTGTCCATGGCGGACCGGGTCGCCGTGATGCACGCCGGACGCCTCGAACAGTGCGCGGAACCCGCCGAGTTGTACGGGCGGCCCGCCACCGCGTTCGTCGCCGAGTTCGTCGGCACCATGAGCCGGATCCCGGGCCGCACGGCCGGCGGCGAGGTCGAGGTGCTCGGACAGCGGCTGCCCGTCGACGGCCCCCTGCCGACGGCCGCCGAGGTCGACGTCCTGGTCCGGCCCGAAGCCGTCCGGGTGAGCGCCGACGCCGACGGCGACGCCCTCGTGTCCGCAACGTCCTTCCTGGGCGCGGCCGTTCGCGTGACCGTCCGGCTCGCCGACGGCACCGAGGTGAAGGCCGACCTGCCCGCCCACGAGGCCGCCGGACTCGCCGCCGGCTCCCCGGTGACCGTGTCGCTGCCGCCGCGCCCGGTGCTGGTCGCGGACCGTACGTCCTGA
- a CDS encoding ABC transporter permease, whose amino-acid sequence MARLNLWRWGVLGLAGLYFLVPLAASVVFTVDVPGQGVTFDAYTRIFATEGFTSSLLLSLELAAATIAVVLLLTVPAVVALRLGSPRLRPVVEVVCSLPLVVPPIAFVAGIGTVLRWGPEHFSRTPLFQTFVAVQNPDFPFVLVLAYVVMALPFVYRALDAGLRAVDVRTLVEAARSCGANWPQALLRAVLPNLRGALLNASFLTLALVLGEFTVAQLLGFRPFAVWIVNVSGSQAQLSVAVSVLSLLVTWLLLLALAGVGGRTRPTSRG is encoded by the coding sequence ATGGCTCGCCTGAACCTGTGGCGGTGGGGCGTGCTCGGCCTCGCCGGCCTGTACTTCCTGGTGCCGCTGGCCGCCTCCGTCGTCTTCACGGTCGACGTCCCCGGACAGGGCGTCACCTTCGACGCCTACACCCGGATCTTCGCCACCGAGGGCTTCACCTCCAGCCTGCTGCTCTCCCTGGAGCTGGCCGCCGCGACCATCGCCGTCGTCCTGCTGCTGACGGTGCCCGCCGTGGTCGCGCTGCGCCTCGGCTCACCCCGGCTGCGGCCGGTCGTGGAGGTGGTCTGCTCGCTGCCGCTGGTCGTGCCGCCGATCGCCTTCGTGGCCGGCATCGGCACGGTCCTGCGCTGGGGGCCCGAACACTTCTCCCGCACCCCGCTGTTCCAGACCTTCGTGGCCGTCCAGAACCCGGACTTCCCCTTCGTCCTCGTCCTGGCCTACGTCGTGATGGCGCTGCCGTTCGTCTACCGGGCGCTGGACGCGGGCCTGCGCGCCGTCGACGTCCGCACCCTCGTCGAGGCCGCCCGCAGTTGCGGTGCCAACTGGCCGCAGGCGCTGCTGCGGGCGGTCCTGCCCAATCTGCGCGGCGCCCTGCTCAACGCGTCCTTCCTCACGCTGGCCCTGGTGCTCGGCGAGTTCACCGTCGCCCAGTTGCTCGGCTTCCGGCCCTTCGCCGTGTGGATCGTGAACGTCAGCGGCTCGCAGGCCCAGCTCTCCGTCGCGGTGTCCGTGCTCAGCCTGCTCGTGACCTGGCTCCTGCTCCTCGCGCTCGCCGGTGTCGGCGGCCGCACCCGTCCAACCTCCCGGGGATGA
- a CDS encoding ABC transporter permease, translating into MTATAVRVDTASAASPKRRRRSLGWVAVVPLLAFTALAFGLPALAMLNGAFTVDDPATGATAYTADNLTASLQGAYLTALLGSVKLSAVSAGLGALLGLPLAQAVVTSRFRALREAVLTASGVLANFGGVPLAFAFVATLGNAGVLTRHLGLTDKGWDLYSFWGLVIVYLYFLIPLMVLTITPALEGLRPQWREAAQNNGATPAQYWRHVALPVLLPSLLGGLVLLFGSAFAAYATAAAMVGSSIPLVTLQIADAISGNVLVGQENVALALSLDMVLVAGLVMAVYLPLQRRSARWLA; encoded by the coding sequence ATGACGGCCACCGCCGTACGGGTCGACACGGCGTCCGCCGCTTCACCGAAGCGGCGGCGCCGGTCCCTCGGCTGGGTCGCCGTCGTCCCGCTGCTCGCCTTCACCGCCCTGGCCTTCGGCCTGCCCGCCCTCGCCATGCTGAACGGCGCGTTCACCGTGGACGACCCGGCCACCGGCGCCACCGCCTACACCGCCGACAACCTCACGGCCTCGCTCCAGGGCGCCTACCTCACCGCCCTGCTCGGCAGCGTCAAGCTGTCCGCCGTCTCGGCGGGCCTGGGCGCGCTCCTCGGGCTGCCGCTCGCCCAGGCCGTGGTGACCTCCCGGTTCCGCGCGCTGCGCGAGGCCGTCCTCACCGCCTCCGGCGTCCTCGCCAACTTCGGCGGGGTCCCGCTGGCCTTCGCGTTCGTCGCCACCCTCGGCAACGCGGGCGTCCTGACCCGGCATCTGGGCCTGACCGACAAGGGCTGGGACCTCTACAGCTTCTGGGGACTGGTCATCGTCTACCTGTACTTCCTGATCCCGCTGATGGTCCTCACCATCACCCCCGCCCTGGAGGGCCTGCGCCCCCAGTGGCGCGAGGCCGCCCAGAACAACGGCGCCACCCCCGCCCAGTACTGGCGGCACGTGGCCCTGCCGGTGCTGCTGCCCTCGCTCCTGGGCGGTCTGGTGCTCCTGTTCGGCAGCGCCTTCGCCGCCTACGCCACCGCCGCCGCCATGGTCGGCAGCTCCATCCCGCTGGTGACCCTCCAGATCGCCGACGCGATCTCGGGCAACGTGCTGGTCGGGCAGGAGAACGTGGCGCTCGCCCTCAGCCTCGACATGGTGCTGGTCGCGGGCCTGGTGATGGCCGTCTACCTGCCCCTCCAGCGAAGGAGCGCGCGATGGCTCGCCTGA
- a CDS encoding ABC transporter substrate-binding protein: MTVSLPRTAALGVVAALALSACGAAPDDSTTADGKNAATATSAADFGGLDALVKAAKKEGTLNAIALPRDWANYGALIDGFQKKYGIKIEVENPDGSSQDEINAVTTRKGQDRAPDVLDLGSSFALSAAEQGLLAPYKVAAFDDIPEGQKDAQGRWYNDYGGYISIGCDAKRVSSCPTTFADLLKPRYKGQVALNGNPTKSGAAFGGVYAAALASGGSFDDIQPGLDFFAKLKKNGNYTPVESTPATVEKGETPISIDWDYLNAGYADEFRTKGVDWKVAVPSDGQFAQFYSQAINKDAPHPAAARLWQEYLYSAEGQNLWLAGYARPVLMNALDQAGTLDKAAAAKLPQVSGTPAFPSEEQQSKAKTVLAQGWAKAVSG, from the coding sequence GTGACCGTGTCCCTGCCGAGAACCGCCGCCCTCGGCGTCGTCGCCGCGCTCGCCCTGAGCGCCTGCGGCGCCGCCCCCGACGACTCCACCACCGCCGACGGCAAGAACGCCGCCACCGCCACCTCCGCCGCCGACTTCGGCGGTCTCGACGCCCTGGTGAAGGCGGCGAAGAAGGAAGGCACGCTCAACGCCATCGCGCTGCCCCGCGACTGGGCCAACTACGGCGCCCTCATCGACGGCTTCCAGAAGAAGTACGGCATCAAGATCGAGGTCGAGAACCCGGACGGCTCCAGCCAGGACGAGATCAACGCCGTCACCACCCGCAAGGGCCAGGACCGCGCCCCGGACGTCCTCGACCTCGGCAGCTCCTTCGCGCTGAGCGCCGCCGAGCAGGGCCTGCTCGCGCCGTACAAGGTGGCCGCGTTCGACGACATCCCGGAGGGCCAGAAGGACGCCCAGGGCCGCTGGTACAACGACTACGGCGGCTACATCTCCATAGGCTGCGACGCCAAGCGCGTCAGCTCCTGCCCCACCACCTTCGCCGACCTGCTCAAGCCCCGCTACAAGGGCCAGGTCGCCCTCAACGGCAACCCCACCAAGTCCGGCGCGGCCTTCGGCGGCGTCTACGCGGCCGCGCTCGCCAGCGGCGGCTCCTTCGACGACATCCAGCCCGGCCTCGACTTCTTCGCGAAGCTGAAGAAGAACGGCAACTACACGCCCGTCGAGTCCACCCCGGCCACCGTCGAGAAGGGCGAGACCCCGATCAGCATCGACTGGGACTACCTCAACGCCGGTTACGCGGACGAGTTCAGGACCAAGGGCGTGGACTGGAAGGTCGCGGTCCCCTCCGACGGACAGTTCGCCCAGTTCTACTCCCAGGCCATCAACAAGGACGCCCCGCACCCGGCCGCCGCCCGGCTGTGGCAGGAGTACCTCTACAGCGCCGAGGGCCAGAACCTCTGGCTCGCCGGCTACGCCCGGCCGGTGCTGATGAACGCCCTCGACCAGGCCGGCACCCTCGACAAGGCGGCCGCCGCCAAGCTGCCCCAGGTCTCCGGGACGCCCGCCTTCCCGAGCGAGGAGCAGCAGAGCAAGGCCAAGACCGTGCTCGCCCAGGGCTGGGCGAAGGCCGTCTCCGGATGA